The nucleotide sequence tgaaattccgaatttttatcccaaaaatatgccaattactgaaagggcggtgggtcacattttgcccaaacctgcctgcaggtttcaaaatgtcccaaacatcccaaattccatacatgaaccatattttggacccaaattctctctctctgcacctattcgcagttggaaattccgactttttataccaaaaatatgccaattactgaaagctgtggtgggtcacattttgcccaatcccccctgcagttttcaaaatatcccaaattcgatacctgagatatattttggacccaaattctagctctctgcacctattcgcagtttgaaattccgaatttttatacaaaaaaatatgccaattactgaaagcggcggtgggtcacattttgcccaaacccccctgcagttttcaaaatatctcaaaatcccaagttcgatacctgagatatattttggacccaaattctggctctctgcacctattcgcagttttaaattccgaatttttataacaaaaatatgccaattactgaaagcgggggtgggtcaaaTTATGTcccaacccctcctgcagttctcaaaatatcccaaacatcccaaattcgataccttagccatattttggacccaaattctggctctctgcacctattcgcagttttaaattccgactttttataccaaaaatatgccaattactgaacgccgcggtgggtcacattttgcccaaacgcatctgcagttttcaaaatatcccaaacatcccaaattcggtacctgagccatattttggacccaaattctggctctctgcacctattcgcagtttgaaattccgactttttgtaccaaaaatatgttaattactgaaagcagcggtgtgtcacattttgcccaaacccccctgtagttttcaaaatataccaaacatcccaaattcgatgcatgaaccatattttggacccaaattctggctctctgcacctattcgcaatttgaaattccgactttttataccaaaagtctgccaattactgaaagcggtggtgggtcacattttgcccaatccctcctgcagttttcaaaatatcccaaattcgatacctgagatatattttgtaaccaaattctggctctctgcacctattcgctgtttgaaattccgggttttataccaaaaatatgccaattactgaaagggcggtgggtcacattttgcccaaacccgcctgcaggtttcaaaatatcccaaacatcccaaattccatacatgaaccatattttggacccaaacctctctgcacctattcgcagttggaaattccgactttttataccaaaaatatgccaattactgaaagcagcggtgggtcacattctgcccaaacccccctgcagttttcaaaatatcccatacatcccaaattcgatacctgagccatattttggacccaaattctggctcgctgcaccttttcgcagtttaaaattccgaatttttatcccaaaaatatgccaattactgaaagcggcggtaggtcaaattttgcccaaaccccccaacagtttacaaaatatcccaaacatcccaaattcgttacctgaggcatattttggacccaaattctggcactctgcacctattcgcagttagaaattccgaatttttgtacgaaaaatatgtcaattactgaaagcggcggtgtgtcacattttgcacaaaccccccagtagttttgaaaatatcccaaacatcccaaattcgatacatgaaccatattttggaaccaaattctggctctctgcacctattcgcagttttaaattccgaattcttataccaaaaatatgccaattactgaacgccgcggtgggtcacattttgcccaaacgcatctgcagttttcaaaatatcccaaacatccgaaattcgatacctgagccatattttggacccaaattctggctctctgcacctattcgcagtttgaaattccgactttttgtaccaaaaatatgttaattactgaaagcagcggtgtgtcacattttgcccaaaccccactgtagttttcaaaatataccaaacatcccaaattcgatgcatgaaccatattttggacccaaattctggctctctgcacctattcgcaatttgaaattccgaatttttataccaaaagtctgccaattactgaaagcggtggtgggtcacattttgcctaatcccccctgcagttttcaaaatatcccaaattcgatacctgagatatattttggaaccaaattctggctctctgcacctattcgctgtttgaaattccgggttttataccaaaaatatgccaattactgaaagggcggtgggtcacattttgccgaaacccgcctggaggtttcaaaatatcccaaacatcccaaattccatacatgaaccatattttggacccaaattctctctctctgcacctattcgcagttggaaattccgactttttataccaaaaatatgccaattactgaaagcggcggtgggtcacatactgcccaaacccccctgcagttttcaaaatatcccatacatcccaaattcgataccagagccatattttggacccaaattctggctcgctgctccttttcgcagtttaaaattccgaatttttatcccaaaaatatgccaattactgaaagcggcggtagatcaaattttgcccaaaccccccagcagtttacaaaatatcccaaacatcccaaattcgttacctgagccatattttggacccaaattctggcactctgctcttattcgcagttagaaattccgaatttttgtacgaaaaatatgtcaattactgaaagcggcggtgtgtcacattttgcccaaaccccccagtagttttgaaaatatcccaaacatcccaaattcgatacatgaaccatattttggacacaaattctggctctctgcacctattcgcagtttgaaattcaggctttttataccaaaaatatgccaattactgaaagtggcggtgggtcacattttgcccaatcccgcctgcagttttcaaaatatcccaaacatcccaaattcgatacatgaaccatattttggacccaaattctggctctctgcacctattcgcagtttgaagttccgactttttgtaccaaaaatatgttaattactgaaagcggcggtgtgtcacattttgcttaaacccccctgtagttttcaaaatataccaaacatcccaaattcgatgcatgaaccatattttggacccaaattctggctctctgcacctattcgcaatttgaaattccgactttttataccaaaagtccgccaattactgaaagcggtggtgggtcatattttgcccaatcccccctgcagttttcaaaatatcccaaattcgatacctgagatatattttggacccaaattctggctctctgcacctattcgcagtttgaaattcctaatttttattcaaaaaatatgccaattactgaaagtggcggtgggttacattttgcccaaacccccctgcagttttcaaaatatctcaaaatcccaaattcgatacctgggccatattttggacccaaattctggctctctgcacctattcgcagttttaaattccgaatttttataacaaaaatatgccaattactgaaagcgggggtgggtcaaattttgcccaacccctcctgcagttctcaaaatatcccaaacatcccaaattcgataccttagccatattttggacacaaattctggctctctgcacctattcgcagttttaaattccgactttttataccaaaaatatgccaattactgaacgccgcggtgggtcacattttgcccaaacgcatctgcagttttcaaaatatcccaaacatcccaaattcgatacctgagccatattttggacccaaattctggctctctgcacctattcgcagtttgaaattccgactttttgtaccaaaaatatgttaattactgaaagcggcggtgtgtcacattttgcccaaacccccctgtagtttttaaaatataccaaacatcccaaattcgatgcatgaaccatattttggacccaaattctggctctctgcacctattcgcaatttgaaattccgactttttataccaaaagtctgccaattactaaaagcggtggtgggtcacattttgcccaatcccccctgcagttttcaaaatatcccaaattcgatacctgagatatattttggacccaaattctggctctctgcacctatacgctgtttgaaattccgggttttataccaaaaatatgacaaatACTGAaagggcggtgggtcacattttgcccaaacccgcctgcaggtttcaaaatgtcccaaacatcccaaattccatacatgaaccatattttggacccaaattctctctctctgcacctattcgcagttggaaattccggctttttataccaaaaatatgccaattactgaaagcggtggtgggtcacattttgcccaatcccccctgcagttttcaaaatatcccaaattcgatacctgagatatattttggacccaaattctagctctctgcacctattcgcagtttgaaattccgaatttttatacaaaaaatctgccaattactgaaagcggcggtgggtcacattttgcccaaacccccctgcagttttcaaaatatctcaaaatcccaagttcgatacctgagccatattttggacccaaattctggctctctgcacctattcgcagttttaaattccgaatttttataacaaaaatatgccaattactgaaagcgggggtgggtcaaattttgcccatcccctcctgcagttctcaaaatatcccaaacatcccaaattcgatacctttgccatattttggacccaaattctggctctctgcacctattcgcagttttaaattccgactttttataccaaaaatatgccaattactgaacgccgcggtgggtcacattttgcccaaacgcatctgaagttttcaaaatatcccaaacatcccaaattcgatacctgagccatattttggacccaatttctggctctctgcacctattcgcagtttgaacttcctaatttttatacaaaaaatatgccaattactgaaagtggcggtgggtcatattttgcccaaacccccctgtagttttcaaaatataccaaattcgatacctgagatatattttggaaccaaattctggctctctgcacctattcgctgtttgaaattccgggttttataccaaaaatatgccaattactgaaagggcggtgggtcacattttgcccaaacccgcctgcaggtttcaaaatatcccaaacatcccaaattccatacatgaaccatattttggacccaaattatctctctctgcacctattcgcagttggaaattccgactttttataccaaaaatatgccaattactgaaagcggcggtgggtcacattctgcccaaacccccctgcagttttcaaaatatcccatacatcccaaattcgatacctgagccatattttggacccaaatactggctcgctgcaccttttcgcagtttaaaattccgaatttttatcccaaaaatatgccaattactgaaagcggcggtaggtcaaattttgcccaaaccccccagtagttttgaaaatatcccaaacatcccaaattcgatacatgaaccatattttggacccaaattctggctctctgcacctattcgcagttagaaattccgaatttttgtcccaaaaatatgtcaattactgaaagcggcggtgcgtcacattttgcccaacccccccagtagttttgaaaatatcccaaacatcccaaattcgatacatgaaccatattttggacccaaattctggctctctgcacctattcgcagtttgaaattccgaatttttatacaaaaaatatgccaattactgaacgccgcggtgggtcacattttgcccaaacgcatctgcagttttcaaaatatcccaaacatcccaaattcgataccttagccatattttggacctaaattctggctcgctgcaccttttcgcagtttaaaattccgaatttttatcccaaaaatatgccaattactgaaagcggcggtaggtcaatttttgcccaaaccccccagcagtttacaaaatattccaaacatcccaaattcgatacctgagccatattttggacccaaattctggctctctgcacctattcgcagtttgaaattccgactttttgtaccaaaaatatgttaattactgaaagcggcggtgtgtcacattttgcccatcccctcctgcagttctcaaaatatcccaaacatcccaaattcgatactttagccatattttggacccaaattctggctctctgcacctattcgcagttttaaattccgactttttataccaaaaatatgccaattactgaacgccgcggttggtcacattttgcccaaacgcatctgcagttttcaaaatatcccaaacatcccaaattcgatacctgagccatattttggacccaaattctggctctctgcacctattcgcagtttgaaattccgactttttgtaccaaaaatatgttaattactgaaagcggcggtgtgtcacattttgcccaaaccccccctgtagttttcaaaatataccaaacatcccaaattcgatgcatgaaccatattttggacccaaattctggctctctgcacctattcgcaatttgaaattccgactttttataccaaaagtctgccaattactgaaagcggtggtgggtcacattttgcccaatcccccctgcagttttcaaaatatcccaaattcgatacctgagatatattttggaaccaaattctggctctctgcacctattcgctgtttgaaattccgggttttataccaaaaatatgccaattactgaatgggcggtgggtcacattttgcccaaacccgcctgcaggtttcaaaatatcccaaacatcccaaattccatacatgaaccatattttggacccaaattatctctctctgcacctattcgcagttggaaattccgactttttataccaaaaatatgccaattactgaaagcggcggtgggtcacattcttcccaaacccccctccagttttcaaaatatcccatacatcccaaattcgatacctgagccatattttggacccaaattctggctcgctgcaccttttcgcagtttaaaattccgaatttttatcccaaaaatatgccaattactgaaagcggcggtaggtcaaattttgcccaaaccccccagcagtttacaaaatatcccaaacatcccaaattcgatacctgagccatattttggacccaaattctggctctctgcacctattcgcagttagaaattccgaatttttgtacgaaaaatatgtcaattactgaaagcggcggtgtgtcacattttgcccaaaccccccagtagttttgaaaatatcccaaattcgatacatgaaccatattttggaaccaaattcaggctctctgcacctattcgcagtttgaaattccggctttttataccaaaaatatgccaattactgaaagtggcggtgggtcacattttgcccaatcccgcctgcagttttcaaaatatcccaaacatcccaaattcgatacatgaaccatattttggacccaaattctggctctctgcacctattcgcagtttgaaattccgactttttatacgaaaaatctgccaattactgaaagcagcggtgggtcacattttgcccaagcccccctgcagttttcaaaatatcccaaacatccccaaatcgatacctgagcctcattttgcacccaaattctggctctctgcaccaattcgcagtttgaaaatctgaCTTTTTACACGaataatctgccaattactgaaagcggcggtgggtcacattttgcccaaacccccctgcagttttcaaatattctCCCATGGATCACGATATTTCTTTTCCAAAACTCCCACAATTTCTCATATCTATGGTTTGGAACTTCCCTTCATTAAATGATCCATACGAAATTCTAAGAACAGTAAAATTGTCTCAGGAAAATCTTCACTATTTTATTACGAATGAGAGAGGTTCAGTGAGTTTATTTGACAgtaaaatccagcttggagttttATGGATCTTAACTCTCTCCACGCATATGACGATGTTGGTTAGGATAACAGGACAATGGGAGGACGTTATTTGGGAAATTATTAATCTAGCAAATACCTGGGCGACAAACAACAACTTAAATTTTGCCTTACTCGAGTCTACTGCCTTGAAATCCTGGGTACCCGCCATGTTCTGCGACCATGAAGCCTGCCCCAACCCGCACCTGCGGCTGGAACTGCTGCATTTGATCGGGATGTGGCCAGAGACGTACCTTCAGGATGCCGCCTCGTGTATGCAGGCAGCTGCAGGGTTGGTCAACACTAGCCACTACATAACTCTGGACTATCTGATGTCCGGTTACTTACATGCATGCGAGTCTCTTTGATCCTCTCAAGAGTGTGTTAGATAGCATTAATAAATGGGGACACCTAGATGGTGTCGCTGCTGCAGCTGTGGATCAGGTAAGGAAACTTAAGATTGGAACAGAGGCATACTTTTTCAACCATCTGGTCCACCTTTTAAAGCAAATGGTGGAGGCTACTCTAGCGGAATATCGAgctggaataaacaaaatatgctCCTGTATTGAAGGGAATTTATGCACGTTCAACGAAATTTTGCATATCTATAAGATGTTGGTTGGCACAACTCCCACAGCCTATGGGGTTCCCGGACTTGCTCAAGTCGCTGCAGAGTTCTTGGTTACTCTCACAGACTCTGCAGTTACAGTGTGCTCTGCATTACAGCTCAAGGATAGTAAACGTTCCAAGTATTCCAAAGAACTCGTCGCTGATTTAGGTGATATTTACCCAAAAATATCTGTAGAGGAAAGATTTACATATGTTTTCCAGATTCTAAAACGTGACCATGCACAGCAGTTCTCTCACCTTAGTAAACAGACAACAGATTTCTGCTTTTTCCATTTTTTGTCAGTATCGCGTCTGGAATCCTCGGAAGCCGTCCCGGAGGAGTTTGTAGACAGCGTGAcgcaggtggtgatggaggcgccggtgttgctgctgtcgtccaagatggtgatagacgagtCGATGCTGGTCCGCCTACTGCTGGAGTCGGCCTCCGACCCCTTCACGcgccaccctcttgtccacggcTCCTTCAGTCGTCTGCCCCACCTCCAGGCTGACATTCTGGCCTGGAAAAACACTCGCAGGGCTCTGCCACAATGAGTGTACATTTACGACAACCACAATATGATAATTTATGGCAACAATGACACTTGCAATTTCGGCAACAGAGATAGCTGCAGGAAATTTCATTAAGACCAAACCACACGGATGGAGAAGCGCCTCCAACTTTGCCGCTTCTGCATCGTGTGAGTTAAGGTTTCGTCATCATTATATGTTATATACTCACACATTTTTTATACTTATTTTTTATACTGTAAATTATTGACTTTAATCAATAAAACATGAAATGGACAACCCACAGATTACATTATTTAACCTATTTAACACAAACTTATGAATATTCAAGTGAAGAAATGTGCAAAATTGAGAAGTATGATTGTTGATTTATGAAACTTGTGTCGTTGAATTGCTTCAAACGCAGGATAGACATAATTTCTTCTTAAATAGATGTAATTCGGAATTCCTACTTAATTGACCTAAACCAAAGCATTGTTCTGCATGTTGTTACAAAACTGTTAGAACTCAGATCCCTGATTGATTGGTAGAGATTAACCcacacaaaaggtggcacgggaattAATAACCCGTTTGGGTAGGTAGGCTCTCTGAAGCCATTACcattatcaatagctgatactaatATGTCAATATCAATTGCTTATACTGGAGAGCTGTAGATGGATGGGATCTTCATGGTCGCTTGCAATTTATAGCCCGCAGGATGCTGTTTTGTGCAAAGCAACGCTTTATAGCTGAACAGAGGAATCTCGGTTGCTCTGTTTATTATTTCATGGGGTGGCCGCGGACGTATAAAACAAATACCTTTGTTTTGCAGATATTTGTTGAAATAGAATATTTATTGATGCAGtttgaactgcagaaagcctattcccCAATCCGAGGCACctcatatttataaccacccaatcccactcatatacatttcatatccatgtttgaaacaatcgagggaccccacctcaaccaagtTACGCGGTAATTTTAGATGAAGAGTCCCAAAAACGTGACAGAAATAGtagtttatttcttagacttctactgttagtgtaatataccctaagtgagttgttattttgaggcccttcattttccttgatcattttgccaattcctttctccctcaaacacacttttattacctccttcctccaaatcaattcccattccACTATCTacaaacagtttaaacccaaacaaacacctctatccactggttccaacgagttcccaACAGCAaccaccccagccctcgatagagggtccttcgattgtttcaagcgtgggttgggacatgtatatgagtgggattgggtggttataaagagcagctgcctcgtataggccaatagcagctgcctcgtatgggccaatagccgctgcctcgtatgggccaatagccggtgcctcgtatgggccactagCAGCTGCCCACCTCAACCAAGATAAGCTGTAATTTTAGATGAAGAGTCCCATTAGACGAAGAGGGGGAGTAGcgatatacgttagggacaatttgaaatgtagtctcaaagagggaatcaattctgagccacacacagaaactatttggatagaattaaacgaaaaagcaaatattagtatattaggagttatacatagaccaccaaatttagacagaatggaagcaaagcatctatgggatgaaatatctagagcatctagatctaacagtatttatgtcattggtgactttaatttgaatggtcccaggactatatgcaactgaaaactcacaccccagaagtgactcgaacctttactgctaggagcactctgcttgagaacaggatcccttaactaatcgaccaacacgaccaccagaccacacactagaaagtgaagggacgacgatttcTTGTGTGTGATATgtaggtcaaaatatttctgtCACGTTTTTGGGACTCTTCATCTAAAATTACAGCTTAACTTGGTTGATGTGGGCAGCTGctagtggcccatacgaggcagcggctattggcccatacgaggcagcggctattggcccatacgaggcagcggctattggcccatacgaggcagctgctattggcctatacgaggcagctgctctttataaccccccaatcccactcacatacatgtcccaacccacgcttgaaataaTCGAAGGAccctctatcgagagctggggttgttgctgttgggaactcgttggaaccagtggatagaggtgtttgtttgggtttaaactgtttgtAGATAGTggaatgggaattgatttggaggaaggaggtaataaaagtgtgtttgagggagaaaggaattggcaaaatgatcaaggaaaatgaagggcctcaaaataacaattcacttagggtatataacactaacagtagaagtctaagaaataaacttCTACTATTTCTGTCACGTTTTTGGGACTCTTCATCTAAAATTACCTCGTAacttggttgaggtggggtccctcgattgtttcaaacatggattggaaatgtatatgagtgggattgggtgggtataaataggaggtgctccGTATTgggcaataggctttctgcagttcaaaCTGCATCAATAAATATTCAATTTCAACAAATATCTGCAAAACAAAGGTATTTGTTTTATATGTCCACGGCCACCCCATGAAATAATGAACAGAGCAACCGAGATTCCTCTGTTCAGATATAAAGCGTTGCTTTGCACAAAACTGCATCCTGCGGGCCATAAATTGCAAGCGACCATGAAGATCCCATCCATCTACAGCTCTCCAGTATAAGCAATTGATATTGACattagtatcagctattgataatgGTAATGGCTTCAGAGAGCCTACCTACCCAAACGGGTTATTaattcccgtgccaccttttgtgtgGGTTAATCTCTACCAATCAATCAGGGATCTGAGTTCTAACAGTTTTGTAAGAACATGCAGAACAATGCTTTGGTTTAGGTCAATTAAGTAGGAATTCCGAATTACATCTATTTAAGAAGAAATTATGTCTATCCTGCGTTTGAAGCAATTCAACGACACAAGTTTCATAAATCAACAATCATACTTCTCCATTTTGCACATTTCTTCACTTGAATATTCATAAGTTTGTGTTAAATAGGTTAAATAAGGTAATCTGTGGGTTGTCCATTTCCTGTTTTATTGATTAAAGTAATTAAATTTACAGTATAAAAAATGCGTGAGTATATAACATGTAATGATGACGAAACCTTAACTCACACGATGCAGAAGCGGCAATGTTGGAGGCGGTTCTCCATCCGTGTGGTTTGGTCCTAATCAAATTTCCTCCAGCAATCTCTGTTGCCGAAATAGCAAGTGTCATTGTTGCCATAAATTATCATTTTGTGGTTGTCGTAAATGTACACTCATTGTGGCAGAGCCCTGCGAGTGTTTTTCCTGGCCAGAATGTCAGCCTGGAGGTGGGGCAGACGACTGAAGGAgccgtggacaagagggtggcgCGTGAAGAGGTCGGAGGCCGACTCCAGCAGTAGGCGGACCATCGTCGactcgtctatcaccatcttggacgacagcagcaacaccggcgcctccatcaccacctgcgTCACGCTGTCTACAAACTCCTCAGGGACTGCTTCCGAGGATTCCTGACGCGATACTGACAAATAATGGAAAAAGCAGAAATCTGTTGTCTGTTTACTAAGGTGAGAGAACTGCTGTGCATGGTCACGTTTTAGAATCTGGAA is from Procambarus clarkii isolate CNS0578487 chromosome 77, FALCON_Pclarkii_2.0, whole genome shotgun sequence and encodes:
- the LOC138357294 gene encoding uncharacterized protein, giving the protein MLVGTTPTAYGVPGLAQVAAEFLVTLTDSAVTVCSALQLKDSKRSKYSKELVADLGDIYPKISVEERFTYVFQILKRDHAQQFSHLSKQTTDFCFFHFLSVSRLESSEAVPEEFVDSVTQVVMEAPVLLLSSKMVIDESMLVRLLLESASDPFTRHPLVHGSFSRLPHLQADILAWKNTRRALPQ